A window of Fusarium falciforme chromosome 1, complete sequence genomic DNA:
CAATGGCAGAACCAAGTCCCCCATTGGCGCCAGTCAAGAGGATAGTTCCTTGAGAGGATGCCAtcttggatgagatggatatTGATTGAATAGAATAGATAAATGGAATCGAGGTTTGTTTGACCTTCATGACGAAGTGCTTGCACTTATACACCCTCCTGTTCGGACATTGTCCAAAGGTGTATGCCCCGCTTTTGTTAGTACCGGAACCAGCAGTTCTCCAGATTTGCTCACAAATCCGGGTCTAGCACTAACATATTGGCTGATATAAGCCATTTGACCAAGTCCGCAAAGTCCGTGTCAACTGAGAAGGCTGCAGCCAGATCACGACTAACTAACTCTATTAATCTCCAATGAGGTCACCATGGAGGGGAACCCAATCAGAGGGTGTGAGCCATGGCAGACACaatgccaaggccatgagTGCTGGTACGAGACTGGCCAACGCAATTCGCGAGTGGTGGGTTGAAGGTATTCACAAAAAGTGGTCGTCACATTCACGGAACGCGCATGTCAAATGGCCGGAAGCAAGCTCAACTAAATTATATGGCCTTTACTAATATGTACAAGGTGAATAAGTCTATGTGACAACATGTCTAGGAAGAGCCCAGGCATATTCCAACAGCTGCTTAGTAGAACAGCTCAACGGCATCAAAGATGAAGTTGGGGTTCAGGTAGGTGGTGCCAGAGCTTCCCGAGATAACCtcaatggtgatggtgttggcaCCCTTCTTGAGAGTGCCGGCAGGGATGACAGCATCGTACACCTCGCCGAGACCACGGTAGGCACCACGGGTAACACCTCGAGAGTCGACCTTGGTAGGCGCACCGAAAGCCTTGGTGAAGCTGTTGTTGACGACGACCTGGGGGCGGCCGCTAGCAAAGGCCAAGGTAGTGCCGATACGGAGGGTAGCCTGGCCAGAGATGGCAGAGTCGAGGTTGAACTTGATGGTGACGGGGTTGTTGACGGTCTTGAACAGGGCCATGGGGAAGTCGCCGACGGAGCTGGATCCAACGGTGTAGGTCAGAGGGCCCCAGCTGGACATGCGCTTGTCGCTAGGGTGCATGCGAAGCTGCTTGTCAGCGTTGCGGAAACCCTTGGGCTGGCCGTCCCAGTCGCCGATACGGAAGACGCTCGTGTGCTTGCCAGTGGTGATGTCCGAGTCGGCagcgatggaggaggaggcggtaCCGCCGGCCGAGACGCTCACGCTCTTGGAAGCGACCTTGAGCTCACCCTGGTAGAGGACCATGGTGTAAGTGCCGGGAACCATGAAAGGAGAGGTGAAGTCGCCGTTGGAAGAGGTGTAGGTCCAGTACTGGTAGTTGCTGTTGTACCAGTGAACGACGCCCTGGAATCCGGACTGGACGCCAGTGGCCTTGCCGCTGACCCTGCCGCGAGAAGCGTCGGTGGTGAAACCGGAGATGGACAGCTGGCTGAAGAAGCTAAAGTCAAAGTCCTTCTGCTTGGGGACGCCAGagcgggagaaggagagggcgTACGGCCCGTGGAAGCCCTGGCGGTAGGCCTCAGTCTGAGCGTGGTTCGAGTTCATGTAGAAGGTGAGAGCGCTGAAGCcgccgttgttgttggtgttgatatCGCGGAAGAAGGGGCCGCCGGAGCTCTTCTCGTAAGAGCGCGAGGGGTGAGCAACCATGCAGGCGTGGACATCCTTTGCGCTGTTGCGGAAGCAGTAGACGCCGTTGTCGATGAAGCGCTCCGAAGAGTAGAACTTGGAGCGGGTCTGACcgttgacgaggaagacgtcAGAGCCCTCAACGGCAGAGCCACCAGACGTGTTGGAGGCATCGCCGAAGGGGTACTCGTCGGGCAGCTTGGAGTTGTCGAGGCGAGCAATGTAGCGGAGCTCACCAATCTTGGGCTCAGACTTGGTGTCAGTGGCCATGTAGACGATGCTCTGGCCGTTCTGGACCACGTAGTAGTGGGTGAGGGCAAAGTCACCGTTGTTAGCAGTGCAAGTAACCTTGACATACTTGTCTAGTCTTTGGTTAGCCTTTGGTTCAGACAAAGATCTACTTGGACGCACTGCTGATGGTGGTGTACGAGAGAGAGGCCGAGCCAAGGCCAGAGGCGATGTGAGAGGTCTGCGACTTGTACTGGTACTCGGTGCCGCGGAACttgatggagttgatggagCAGTCGCTCTTGCTGACGGTGATGGAGAAGCCGTTGGAGTTGCCAGAGTCAACGACCAAGTTGTTACCAGACTCGGTAGCGCCAAAGGCTGCCAGAGCCGGGGCGGCGCCGAGAAGGGCACCGAGATACTTGAAGTTTACCATTTTCGGGCGACGATATCCAGATCAAGCGCGGCTGGTAAATGAGAGACTGACGATTCGGAGACGAAATAAGCGAGAGAAACGAATCAAGAAAACAAAACGAGAGAATGTAGAAGCGATTGAAAGCACAAACAGAGAGAGCTACGACTTCACCATGGATGGCACCAGGTCAGTATATACATAGTTTCAAGCTTCATCGCGTGCGCAGCACATGCCCCTCGATAGTGGTCCTGACAGCTCCTGAGATATATCGGCAGGTCGTTGCCGATTGGAGGAGAAACCAATCGAGTCGCGCGCTCGGGGGAAATGGTGAAACGGGAGGGCCGAGACTGCTACTACAACCACCCACATCCCCAAGGGCTAGACAGGGATCTCCCATCCCCATGCCATGTGCCGAAGGTAGGGCCGCCCGAGAGTGGGAGATGGTACCATCCCTATAGCTGGCGTGTATAGAGCACGCATCAAGGGTAGGAGCCGAACCTCCGGCTTGGTTGACTTTCTGGCGGATTGAGCCGTTGATGGGCGGAGCTTGGGATCCATGATTTCCCAATACGGCATCATGGTCGACGGGTATTGGTGGAGATGGGTGGCCGCGTCTGATGCAACCCTCTTGACGGGTGTTCATTTATATGAACTAATAAGCACTACAGTAGCAAATGCGAGATGGAACTTGAGTTTGTTAACCTTTCTGTTACTGTAAACTTATGACCCTATTCCTGTGGCTCTTTTGAGCCAGCCATGGTCCCAAAAGTCCATATCTATCCCTTACCATCCAGACATCAGATGACAACCAAATCCCAAACGCCGCCCAGCCTTTCCCCTGTAGACCCCTAGACGAAAAAGCCCACTGCCGCCCAGAGCCCAAGAACAGCCACCGCCATTGTCTTACTGACAGAACTCTTGGGTCCCACGCTCTGGCCCCCATCGCTTGTGCTGCTGGATTGTCCACCgttgtcatcgtcgtcgtcctgtCCGTCTCCGTCTCGCTCAATCTGAAAGTTGTAATCGTCTGTATATCCTGCGGGTGTGCACTTGGTCCCCTCTGACATGGCCATCTCCACAGACCAGTGCCCGGATGCGCATCTCTGGAATGAGTTGGTCATGCAGTGCCACTGTCCCTCAGTACTACAGCCCGAGCCGGCCTCCTCAGCGCGCCTGACCAGTGTGTGGGCGACAAGGTCCTTGGGAGGTGCCTCTGGAATGGTGAGGTCTGTTGAAGGTGTTGCCAGAGATGGGAGGATGAGACATGAAAAGAGAATGAAGAGGGTGGCTATTGTGGCCGTTGGCCGAAGACGGGGAGTAAAGAATTGCATTTTGGATCCGGTGCTCCGGGGAAGATCGGCAAGATCGGAGGCGGAGCCGGCGAGATGTGGGGAAGACGGACCGAAGCGTTGAAGCGTAAACTTGTAGAATTGCGAGTTTCAACCTTGACTTGTCAGGATAAAAGGATAGGTTCGCATTCAAACTTTTCCAGACAGTTCTCCCAAGGGGGCCGCATTTAAACATGCCAGGTCCCCTCCCCCTTTTCTCACATACCGCCTCGCATCACGTTGGCTTGAGTGAATTGCTGCCCAGCGCCATTCTGTGGAAGAAGCGGTGGGGTCGACCCCCGGGACGTGGATCAGTCTCATTGGAGAAGCCAAGGGTGGAAGAGCAGCAACAATGGTGAGATGGCTTTCGAAGACGAGGCTCGAGGCCCGTCACACTGCGTGACTTATTGTGGGTTTTTTTTACTTGTTAGCGGTGATGCCCTTTGCATAGGGTTGGGGTTCCTGATGCTGGGCGGTCGTGTTAATCGTGATGAGGGCTCGTGAGGCTGCCAATCAGGTGTTGTTTTACAAAGAGTGGGAACCTATCCTTCTGAGACAGCTGAAAGCGAGTTCTGCATCACTGGAACCATTGGTTGTCGAATCAGCTACGATCCTTGGCTGCCGGGGTGCACGTGTAAACGACAACCTGGAACTTGACGGTGTAGACGGAAGACGTGGACTGGCCCCGGTATTCATGACGttgtaataattaaagtgaTAAGTCAAGAACTCTATCCCCCTTGAAGAAATGAACATGTGTGCACTTGTCCAGGTTAAGGCATGAAGCCGCACTTCAGTCCATGGAACACTCTCCTCCTAACTTGACCAGGGGCACACTCAGAAGCACGACAGCCCTTGCCAATCCTCCACCATCGCAACATATTAGGGCATTCCCTCAAGCATTCTCCGGCGCAGTCGCAACATTGGTCTCCTTCAGCTTGCGGTTCTTGGCACGTTCCTTGTAGGTGACGTAGGCGGCCCCGGCGAGGGTGGCGACGAAGAGCCCGATCATCACACTTAAGACGATGGCAATTGCCTTGGAGGGATCTTTAGGCTTCTTGGATTCCTTTGCGGTGTCGGTGGTGCTGTTGACCCCGTAAGGCTGCTCGAAAGGTCCGAAAACGACGTCCATGATGCAATGCTGTCACCGGCTGCTTGGGTGGTGCTGGGGGTGGTCAGTAGCTGTCGATCTACACAGGAGAGAATGACGAACTATGTGGAAGCTGGGGTATATACTGCAAAAGTTGTAGAGGGCCCTGGTTCAGCCGGTATCTTGTGGCTTATGGTGACACTCTTGCAGTCGGATGAAGTGAGCGGAGAGGGTTGAGTCTGTCCATGCTGCCTTGGTTGCGGGATGCGCTGTATTTATCTCGTGGGTGAGAAGAACTGCAAAATTTGGTCATATTGAAGCTTGGGATTGTTCTTGAGACCTGTCAGTTTCAATTTTACTGCAGTTTCGCCACGTTTTGGTGGCCTGCGTAGTCTCATTCATTCGTGCTAGCATTCTTTATTCTTTCGTTTGTAGTCAGAATAATCCATTGATACATCATTTAAGCAGCCAACCAGGTGACCGGCCATATCCACAATGGGTAATGCGGTTTGTTTCACGGTCCACTAGCAGAGCTCACCATGGTTACCTACGTTATGTGCCAGTTATCTCTTTGTTCACCAGACACTCTGTAACTTGAAAGATGTGATATCAATTGAAATTAAGTACTCATTACATATGGACAATACGGCCCAGCGCTTGGTCCGTATGCGCCTGTCCATGGGTCTATAGTGGTATGAAAAAAAAATGGTACAAAGAAAACCTTTAGGATACTCCCATGCGGACGCTATGCCATGGATCCATGTGCAGTTTCCCATTCGCCTTCCATGCCGCTTACCTTGCCTTTATCCTGTTCATTAAACACATGCTGAAACGTGAATTCAATGATCGGTCAAACTTTTTCGTAAATCATGTGGTGTATCAAACTGAGAGCACGGTGCCGTTCCAACCCGCAGGGTAGGTGGTATGCCACGAGCCATCATCCTGTGATTGCGCAGGAGGTGTTGGCTCAGGGTCTACAACTTGAGCAAccgaggtggtggtgatagAAGTGACGAGCGTAGTGAGGTGTATCGGAGCCTGAAAAGGCACGGTGATTGTCGGCTGAGGCTGGGGCTCGACCTGAGTTTCATGGCCACCCACGTTGGTCTCTGGGGAAGGGTGAACCTCAACCGGGATGTCGTTGGAGGGGGCTGCCGTCTCCTGAGGAATCGTGGTAGTGTCGCTTGTCGTTAGTGTAGCGAAGGTGGTCGGCACGGGGATGGTAATAGTGCTTGTGAACATAGGCGGAGCAGggaaaggaggaggctgaacCCTGGTCTCGGCAGGGGGAGCAGAGTTTGCGCAGCTGGATGTCGTAGATGTCGTGGAGATCGTCGATGTTGTTAACTCCTGAGTTGACTCCTTCGGTTCAGCGGGCGGACCTGGCAGTTGGGGCTCTGGTTCAGAGGTCGGCGCTGGAGCCGGAGCTGAGCTTGAGGTCTCAGAGGTAACTTCAGATGTCGACTGGGGGGCCTCCTTGGAGGTGGTCGTGGTTGCTGGCTCGCTAGTAGGCTCCGGTTCCTGAGacggcttgggcttgggagcACTAGGTTCGGGGACAAAGGGTTC
This region includes:
- a CDS encoding Rhamnogalacturonate lyase; translation: MVNFKYLGALLGAAPALAAFGATESGNNLVVDSGNSNGFSITVSKSDCSINSIKFRGTEYQYKSQTSHIASGLGSASLSYTTISNKYVKVTCTANNGDFALTHYYVVQNGQSIVYMATDTKSEPKIGELRYIARLDNSKLPDEYPFGDASNTSGGSAVEGSDVFLVNGQTRSKFYSSERFIDNGVYCFRNSAKDVHACMVAHPSRSYEKSSGGPFFRDINTNNNGGFSALTFYMNSNHAQTEAYRQGFHGPYALSFSRSGVPKQKDFDFSFFSQLSISGFTTDASRGRVSGKATGVQSGFQGVVHWYNSNYQYWTYTSSNGDFTSPFMVPGTYTMVLYQGELKVASKSVSVSAGGTASSSIAADSDITTGKHTSVFRIGDWDGQPKGFRNADKQLRMHPSDKRMSSWGPLTYTVGSSSVGDFPMALFKTVNNPVTIKFNLDSAISGQATLRIGTTLAFASGRPQVVVNNSFTKAFGAPTKVDSRGVTRGAYRGLGEVYDAVIPAGTLKKGANTITIEVISGSSGTTYLNPNFIFDAVELFY